The Arachis hypogaea cultivar Tifrunner chromosome 16, arahy.Tifrunner.gnm2.J5K5, whole genome shotgun sequence genome contains a region encoding:
- the LOC112755185 gene encoding protein SIEVE ELEMENT OCCLUSION B, with translation MDNIGKLAAMKQQLRGKRPMPGTALSDDSILVKKIVAEHKPDGLEYDAKPLLHIVEDILKRSTLSTEGVSTGALAHVDQIEDVIDQPGYTNLLEEINRIDSEISYKSLAGVDAHSRALVIFDMLQTYEWDVKLVLSLAAFALKYGRFWLLADMQLTNQLARSMANLKKVLNIKDMEHVSMLRPRFEALNELVKVILEAARCVIKFNGLPRHYIAQDTTAYNIASNHIPIATYWSVRGIIACATLLASLDTLGFEFMPSTTESWELSTLAHKLKNILEHLRKNLDSCCRQIEKRMDSEAYEMLRELFTTPHIDNMKVLKALISAKDDTLPLYDGATKKRVSLEPLRRKNVLLLISGLEFSHDELLILEQIYNESRAHTSSRLDNRYENRYELVWIPILDLNEGESTQRKQRQFEELQLTMPWFSVYHPSVISKPVIWFIQREWKYKNKPILVVLDPQGRVACPNAIHMMWIWGSAAFPFTSAREEALWKEETWRLELLVDGIDSEILNWIKDDKFIFLYGGNDPDWVRKFVREARRVAVASQINLEMVYVGKSNKSDQVQKVLDTISREKLPSHSWQEHSMIWFFWTRLESMLFSKIQLKQADDDSDLVMQEVKRLLSYDKMGGWIVLARGSRIIVNGHANTGLQTLMEYEDIWRVHAERDGFEPGFRDHYGKLHAVDNPCCRFEFSHAMGRIPEKLRCPECRRYMHMLTTFQCCHDETVDEAFLVSALAPPTI, from the exons ATGGATAACATTGGCAAATTGGCTGCTATGAAACAACAGCTGAGAGGCAAAAGGCCCATGCCGGGGACGGCATTGTCTGATGACAGCATTCTGGTGAAGAAAATAGTGGCTGAGCATAAACCTGATGGTCTAGAATATGATGCCAAGCCACTTCTCCATATTGTTGAGGATATTCTTAAACGTTCCACCTTGAGTACTGAAGGTGTTTCCACG GGTGCGCTTGCGCATGTTGACCAGATCGAAGATGTGATCGATCAACCTGGCTACACCAACTTGCTGGAGGAGATTAATCGAATTGATTCTGAG ATTTCGTACAAGTCTCTTGCGGGTGTAGATGCACACTCTAGAGCACTTGTAATATTTGATATGCTTCAAACATATGAGTGGGATGTGAAGTTGGTGCTGTCTTTGGCTGCTTTTGCTCTGAAATATGGTAGATTCTGGCTTCTTGCAGACATGCAATTAACAAACCAGCTTGCAAGATCCATGGCCAATCTGAAGAAAGTTCTAAACATCAAGGACATGGAGCATGTAAGCATGCTGCGACCCCGGTTTGAAGCCCTGAATGAACTAGTTAAGGTCATATTGGAGGCGGCAAGGTGTGTCATTAAGTTCAATGGTCTGCCAAGACACTACATTGCTCAAGACACAACAGCATACAACATTGCCTCTAACCATATCCCCATTGCCACCTATTGGAGCGTCAGGGGTATCATCGCCTGCGCAACTCTGCTTGCAAGCCTAGATACACTTGGATTTGA GTTCATGCCATCAACTACCGAGTCATGGGAGCTATCTACATTGGCTCACAAGCTTAAGAACATACTTGAACATCTAAGGAAGAATCTGGATAGCTGCTGCAGACAGATTG AGAAAAGAATGGACTCTGAAGCTTATGAAATGTTGCGCGAATTATTCACGACACCCCACATTGACAACATGAAGGTTCTCAAGGCTTTGATTTCTGCGAAGGACGATACTCTACCTCTATATGATGGTGCAACCAAGAAAAGG GTTAGCCTGGAACCACTGAGAAGGAAGAATGTGTTACTTCTGATTTCAGGGTTGGAGTTCTCCCATGATGAGCTTCTGATCCTTGAACAAATCTATAATGAATCAAGGGCACACACATCATCAAGGCTTGATAATAGATATGAAAATAGATATGAGCTTGTATGGATCCCAATTCTGGACCTGAATGAAGGTGAATCAACACAGAGAAAGCAAAGGCAGTTTGAGGAGCTGCAATTAACCATGCCATGGTTCTCTGTTTATCATCCTTCGGTGATAAGCAAGCCGGTGATCTGGTTCATCCAGAGGGAATGGAAGTACAAGAATAAGCCAATTCTTGTGGTTCTTGATCCTCAAGGGAGGGTTGCTTGTCCTAATGCTATTCACATGATGTGGATTTGGGGAAGTGCTGCATTTCCATTCACAAGCGCTAGAGAAGAAGCTCTGTGGAAGGAAGAGACCTGGAGACTTGAACTGCTTGTGGATGGCATTGACTCTGAAATATTGAACTGG ATCAAGGATGATAAATTCATCTTCTTATATGGAGGGAATGACCCTGATTGGGTTAGAAAATTCGTGAGGGAAGCTCGCAGGGTTGCGGTGGCATCACAAATAAACTTAGAGATGGTATATGTGGGGAAGAGCAACAAAAGCGATCAAGTGCAGAAAGTTCTAGACACCATAAGTCGTGAGAAGCTGCCAAGTCATAGCTGGCAAGAACACAGCATGATATGGTTCTTCTGGACTCGCCTGGAGAGCATGCTGTTCTCCAAGATCCAGCTGAAGCAAGCGGACGACGACTCTGACCTGGTGATGCAGGAAGTGAAGAGGCTTCTCAGCTATGACAAGATGGGCGGCTGGATTGTTCTCGCAAGAGGATCTCGCATCATAGTCAATGGACATGCCAACACAGGATTGCAGACTCTGATGGAGTATGAGGACATTTGGAGGGTGCATGCTGAGAGGGATGGCTTTGAGCCAGGTTTTCGCGATCACTATGGGAAGCTCCATGCAGTCGATAACCCTTGTTGTAGGTTTGAATTCTCCCACGCAATGGGGAGGATCCCGGAGAAGCTCCGCTGCCCTGAGTGCCGCCGCTACATGCACATGCTCACCACTTTCCAGTGCTGCCATGATGAAACTGTCGACGAGGCGTTTCTTGTCAGTGCTCTAGCCCCTCCTACCATTTGA
- the LOC112755186 gene encoding SAGA-associated factor 29 homolog A isoform X1, with protein MMSSSDITGILDNSKELDRLRKEQEDILLEINRLHKKLQTAPEVVEKPGDNSLARLKILYTQAKDLSDSEAQISSLLINQLDTLLPSGQGQPRRRIEGNEQKRKRVKTESDISRMSNLKGEQVAARVTPRNADKDEWFVVKVIHFDKESKEVEVLDEEPGDDEEGSGQRQYKLPMGNIIPFPKSNDPSGAPDFPPGSHVLAVYPGTTALYKATVVHGHRKQYCACSGAIFFISHLCRGRQTTMCWNLMMMKKMGLCLKGRFPSTRWLLCQRVIANEFKQFRVGL; from the exons ATGATGTCGTCTTCAGACATTACTGGAATCTTGGATAACTCAAAGGAGCTTGATCGGTTAAGGAAAGAGCAGGAGGATATTCTGCTTGAGATCAACAGGCTCCACAAGAAGCTTCAAACAG CTCCTGAAGTAGTTGAGAAGCCTGGGGATAATTCATTAGCCAGGCTTAAAATTTTGTATACTCAAGCAAAAGATCTTTCAGATAGTGAAGCACA AATTTCCTCTTTACTGATAAACCAACTTGATACACTACTGCCTTCAGGACAAGGTCAACCGCGAAGAAGAATAG AAGGTAATGAGCAGAAAAGGAAACGAGTGAAGACCGAGTCAGATATTTCTAGGATGAGCAATCTTAAGGGTGAGCAG GTAGCAGCTAGGGTCACACCACGTAATGCTGATAAGGATGAATGGTTTGTTGTTAAAGTGATCCATTTTGATAAGGAATCAAAAGA AGTTGAAGTTCTAGATGAAGAACCTGGTGATGATGAAGAGGGAAGCGGCCAAAG ACAATACAAGCTTCCCATGGGGAATATAATTCCTTTCCCAAAGAGCAATGATCCTTCAGGTGCTCCGGATTTTCCGCCAGGCTCACATGTTTTGGCGGTCTATCCTGGAACTACTGCACTTTACAAAGCAACAGTTGTACATGGCCATCGCAAG CAATATTGTGCATGTTCTGGGGCAATCTTTTTCATTTCACACTTGTGCAGAGGAAGACAGACGA CTATGTGTTGGaatttgatgatgatgaagaagatgggTCTTTGCCTCAAAGGACGGTTCCCTTCCACAAGGTGGTTGCTCTGCCAGAGGGTCATCGCCAATGAATTTAAGCAATTTAGGGTTGGTTTGTGA
- the LOC112755186 gene encoding SAGA-associated factor 29 homolog A isoform X2: MMSSSDITGILDNSKELDRLRKEQEDILLEINRLHKKLQTAPEVVEKPGDNSLARLKILYTQAKDLSDSEAQISSLLINQLDTLLPSGQGQPRRRIEGNEQKRKRVKTESDISRMSNLKGEQVAARVTPRNADKDEWFVVKVIHFDKESKEVEVLDEEPGDDEEGSGQRQYKLPMGNIIPFPKSNDPSGAPDFPPGSHVLAVYPGTTALYKATVVHGHRKRKTDDYVLEFDDDEEDGSLPQRTVPFHKVVALPEGHRQ; this comes from the exons ATGATGTCGTCTTCAGACATTACTGGAATCTTGGATAACTCAAAGGAGCTTGATCGGTTAAGGAAAGAGCAGGAGGATATTCTGCTTGAGATCAACAGGCTCCACAAGAAGCTTCAAACAG CTCCTGAAGTAGTTGAGAAGCCTGGGGATAATTCATTAGCCAGGCTTAAAATTTTGTATACTCAAGCAAAAGATCTTTCAGATAGTGAAGCACA AATTTCCTCTTTACTGATAAACCAACTTGATACACTACTGCCTTCAGGACAAGGTCAACCGCGAAGAAGAATAG AAGGTAATGAGCAGAAAAGGAAACGAGTGAAGACCGAGTCAGATATTTCTAGGATGAGCAATCTTAAGGGTGAGCAG GTAGCAGCTAGGGTCACACCACGTAATGCTGATAAGGATGAATGGTTTGTTGTTAAAGTGATCCATTTTGATAAGGAATCAAAAGA AGTTGAAGTTCTAGATGAAGAACCTGGTGATGATGAAGAGGGAAGCGGCCAAAG ACAATACAAGCTTCCCATGGGGAATATAATTCCTTTCCCAAAGAGCAATGATCCTTCAGGTGCTCCGGATTTTCCGCCAGGCTCACATGTTTTGGCGGTCTATCCTGGAACTACTGCACTTTACAAAGCAACAGTTGTACATGGCCATCGCAAG AGGAAGACAGACGA CTATGTGTTGGaatttgatgatgatgaagaagatgggTCTTTGCCTCAAAGGACGGTTCCCTTCCACAAGGTGGTTGCTCTGCCAGAGGGTCATCGCCAATGA